The following coding sequences lie in one Niabella agricola genomic window:
- a CDS encoding LacI family DNA-binding transcriptional regulator, translated as MKNHQVTIVDIARELGISKSTVSRALTNSTNILPETREAVLKKAKELDYQPNMLALGLIRNESRTLGVVIPDIQKPFFAAIVSGIQHTVSRIGYRIVIAQSDESPLEEKENIKALMLSRVDGFIVCHTRDTKDFEHIKLLHGKGYPLVSFARICPELPIPKVVEDDFNGLYTTTQHLIEQGKKRIALLAGPRQLLASKLRVNGYKVALQQHGIPFDKELVVHTKFLHDQVAAALERWLSLENPPDGICTIYDAGAVKLIELLKRKGIKIPQEMAVAGFGDDPAASIIEPGLTSYAQKPYEIGVIAGKYMLDLLNKKYPVHHSDMTICKGALVVRGSSR; from the coding sequence ATGAAAAATCATCAGGTAACGATTGTTGATATTGCCCGGGAGCTGGGCATTTCCAAATCTACGGTTTCCCGTGCGCTGACGAACAGTACAAACATCCTTCCGGAAACGAGGGAGGCCGTCTTGAAAAAGGCAAAGGAGCTGGATTACCAGCCCAACATGCTGGCACTGGGGCTCATCCGCAACGAGTCGCGCACGCTGGGAGTGGTAATACCGGATATTCAAAAGCCCTTTTTTGCAGCCATTGTAAGCGGCATCCAGCACACGGTAAGCAGGATCGGGTACCGGATCGTGATTGCGCAATCGGACGAATCGCCGCTGGAAGAGAAGGAAAATATAAAGGCCTTGATGCTAAGCCGGGTGGATGGCTTTATTGTTTGTCATACCCGAGATACAAAAGACTTTGAGCACATCAAGCTCCTGCATGGCAAAGGCTATCCATTGGTTTCCTTTGCCCGGATCTGCCCGGAACTGCCCATACCAAAAGTGGTGGAAGATGATTTTAACGGGCTTTATACCACCACACAGCACCTGATCGAGCAAGGGAAAAAAAGGATCGCGCTATTGGCCGGTCCGCGGCAATTGCTGGCCAGTAAACTGCGGGTTAACGGATATAAGGTGGCCTTGCAGCAGCACGGTATTCCGTTTGATAAGGAACTGGTGGTGCATACAAAGTTCCTGCACGACCAGGTGGCGGCGGCACTGGAGCGCTGGCTCAGCCTGGAGAACCCGCCGGACGGCATTTGCACCATATACGATGCCGGCGCAGTAAAGCTGATCGAATTGCTGAAACGGAAAGGAATAAAGATCCCCCAGGAAATGGCTGTGGCCGGTTTTGGGGATGACCCGGCGGCATCGATCATTGAACCGGGGTTGACTTCCTATGCACAAAAACCCTATGAAATCGGCGTGATCGCGGGAAAATATATGCTGGACCTGCTGAACAAAAAATACCCGGTGCATCATTCGGATATGACCATTTGTAAAGGAGCTTTAGTGGTAAGAGGCAGCAGCAGGTAG
- a CDS encoding DUF2625 domain-containing protein — translation MKPIKELINTSDPVWPLVQDWIKNAKNKVAVLPADIAQAKDALLKLQVTTRSPMGALVYETGGLLIDDGWIRILGSGNEKLDRSLSGWNKGKSFKDYGEPPAFLLIADDAIGGFFLLNGGALGKDAGKIYYFSPDNLEYEPLGIGYTDFLHFCFNSDLEKFYQGNRWTGWRREVAKLSGDNVFNFYPFLWTKEGRDINKNSRKIISIEEQYQLNIDFRKQLKLDQ, via the coding sequence ATGAAACCAATTAAAGAATTGATCAATACCTCCGATCCTGTCTGGCCCCTGGTGCAGGACTGGATTAAAAATGCAAAAAACAAAGTGGCGGTTTTACCGGCGGATATAGCCCAGGCAAAGGACGCATTGCTGAAACTGCAGGTGACCACCCGGTCGCCAATGGGTGCCCTTGTTTATGAGACCGGTGGCTTGCTGATCGACGATGGCTGGATCCGGATCCTGGGATCGGGCAACGAAAAGCTAGATCGCAGCCTGTCCGGCTGGAATAAAGGAAAGTCCTTTAAGGATTACGGGGAACCACCCGCATTTTTACTGATCGCCGATGATGCCATTGGTGGATTTTTCCTGTTGAACGGCGGGGCGCTGGGTAAAGATGCTGGTAAAATATATTATTTCTCTCCAGACAACCTGGAGTATGAACCATTGGGTATCGGCTATACCGATTTCCTGCATTTTTGTTTTAACAGCGACCTTGAGAAATTTTATCAGGGAAACCGGTGGACCGGCTGGCGAAGGGAGGTAGCGAAGCTGAGTGGCGACAACGTGTTTAATTTTTATCCGTTCCTGTGGACAAAAGAGGGGAGGGATATCAACAAGAACTCAAGAAAGATCATTTCGATAGAGGAACAGTACCAGCTGAACATTGATTTCCGGAAACAATTGAAACTTGATCAATAG
- a CDS encoding TetR/AcrR family transcriptional regulator, with amino-acid sequence MRGRDLNKERLVRDTAIQMLVEQGLQGFSMNKLASACSISVATLYIYYKDKDDLIRKLGADIGSRHMDALLNGFSPDMRFREGIRKQWENRSQFYLKYPLEAMCAEIIRYSPYGECMDKKKLRAFKDAMSAFVQNAIDRGELKPMPVEAFWSIVYGPLYTLLRFHSQGSSLAGRKFVFTKELMLQTLEIVLDALSPATGK; translated from the coding sequence ATGAGGGGACGCGATTTAAATAAGGAACGCCTGGTGCGGGATACCGCCATTCAAATGCTGGTAGAACAGGGGCTCCAGGGCTTTAGCATGAACAAACTGGCCAGCGCCTGTAGTATATCGGTGGCAACACTCTACATCTATTACAAGGATAAGGACGATCTGATCCGGAAACTGGGAGCTGATATAGGCAGCCGGCATATGGATGCGCTGTTAAACGGGTTTTCACCGGATATGCGGTTCCGCGAGGGGATCCGGAAACAGTGGGAAAACCGATCACAGTTTTATCTGAAGTACCCGCTGGAGGCGATGTGTGCCGAAATCATCCGCTACTCACCTTACGGTGAATGCATGGATAAAAAAAAGCTCCGAGCCTTTAAAGATGCCATGAGTGCTTTTGTTCAAAACGCTATCGACAGGGGCGAGTTGAAACCCATGCCGGTGGAAGCTTTTTGGAGTATTGTATATGGCCCGCTCTATACATTGCTGCGTTTTCACAGCCAGGGCAGCTCCTTGGCTGGAAGAAAATTTGTATTTACAAAAGAGCTGATGCTTCAGACGCTGGAAATCGTATTGGATGCATTGAGCCCAGCAACCGGAAAATAA
- a CDS encoding MFS transporter, protein MQQHAAELVPLSGYQKLVIFILAMTQFTVVLDFMVMSPMGDILMKSMRLTTSQFGVAVSSYAFSAGLSGLLAAGYADRFDRKKIFLFFYTGFIAGTFLCGMATSYPMLIAARIITGLFGGVIGSISMAIITDIFMLQQRGRVMGFVQMGFGASQVLGIPLDCSWPTAGAGTVLFCGLQVWPYSF, encoded by the coding sequence ATGCAACAACATGCAGCGGAGTTAGTGCCGCTTTCAGGTTACCAGAAACTGGTTATTTTTATTCTGGCGATGACGCAATTTACCGTTGTGCTCGACTTTATGGTGATGTCGCCCATGGGTGATATTTTAATGAAGTCGATGAGGCTCACTACTTCCCAGTTTGGCGTTGCGGTTTCTTCTTATGCGTTCAGTGCAGGGCTTTCGGGGCTGCTGGCGGCAGGTTATGCAGACCGGTTCGATCGGAAGAAAATCTTCCTGTTTTTTTACACGGGGTTTATTGCAGGTACTTTTTTATGTGGTATGGCCACCTCTTACCCCATGCTGATTGCAGCACGCATCATAACCGGGCTTTTTGGCGGAGTGATCGGCTCTATTTCCATGGCCATCATTACCGATATTTTTATGCTGCAGCAAAGAGGACGAGTGATGGGATTTGTGCAAATGGGATTTGGCGCCAGTCAGGTATTGGGCATCCCGTTGGATTGTTCCTGGCCAACAGCTGGGGCTGGCACAGTGCTTTTTTGTGGATTGCAGGTATGGCCGTACTCATTCTAG
- a CDS encoding MFS transporter encodes MWIAGMAVLILALIAWKLKPINKHLALQHEHSAFRHLWNTFSKRQYRIGFGTTALLSIGGFMMMPFGSAFAINNQGVTEHQLPLLFMISGVSSLLIMPFIGKLSDRKDKFSIFATATVGMMLIVVVYTNLGVIPFWLVVLINILMMAGILGRMTPSTALITAVPEMQDRGAFMSINASLQQLAGGIAAAVAGMIVVQKTKTSPLEHYNFVGYVVVAISLLAIWMMFRLSNMIKQRMLKQQPGAMAPRI; translated from the coding sequence TTGTGGATTGCAGGTATGGCCGTACTCATTCTAGCACTTATTGCATGGAAGTTAAAACCCATTAATAAGCATCTGGCTTTGCAGCATGAGCATTCGGCGTTCAGGCATTTATGGAATACGTTTTCAAAAAGACAATACCGGATCGGTTTTGGTACCACGGCGTTGTTGTCCATTGGCGGGTTTATGATGATGCCTTTCGGCAGCGCCTTTGCTATAAATAATCAGGGTGTGACGGAGCACCAGCTGCCGTTGCTTTTTATGATCTCCGGTGTCAGCTCCCTGCTGATCATGCCATTTATTGGAAAACTCAGCGACAGGAAAGATAAGTTTAGCATTTTTGCGACAGCTACTGTTGGCATGATGTTGATTGTGGTGGTGTACACGAATCTGGGGGTGATTCCTTTTTGGTTGGTGGTGCTTATCAATATCCTGATGATGGCAGGTATATTGGGCCGGATGACGCCATCAACCGCGCTGATAACGGCCGTGCCTGAAATGCAGGACAGGGGCGCTTTTATGAGCATCAATGCTTCCCTCCAACAGCTGGCAGGCGGTATCGCCGCTGCTGTTGCAGGAATGATCGTGGTGCAGAAAACAAAAACCAGCCCCCTTGAACATTACAATTTTGTAGGTTATGTAGTGGTTGCCATTTCCTTGCTGGCCATTTGGATGATGTTTCGGCTAAGCAATATGATCAAGCAACGGATGCTGAAGCAGCAGCCTGGGGCGATGGCTCCCAGAATATAA
- a CDS encoding outer membrane beta-barrel protein: MHIRFFCILIIVLGLVYGATSQTVKVNVGPEILHSFNHNPGFWGIGGSVQGEVWVKERLGLGLNTGFLKFSSTTPLIPTGTVTYNAIPVLAVIKYPLPLIKNLYGQDAMGYTFATDVHYRNNGEKVPGGFTYYFSLGYEFAKHVDVAIKVGRSRFDKKDRPANVNEHNLGLKLAYIF, encoded by the coding sequence ATGCATATACGCTTTTTTTGTATACTGATCATCGTTCTGGGCCTCGTTTATGGAGCAACCTCGCAAACGGTAAAAGTCAATGTTGGTCCGGAAATACTCCACTCCTTTAACCACAACCCGGGCTTTTGGGGCATCGGCGGTTCTGTACAGGGTGAAGTATGGGTAAAAGAGCGGCTGGGCCTGGGTTTAAACACCGGCTTTTTGAAATTTTCCAGTACCACTCCCCTCATCCCCACAGGCACGGTCACCTATAACGCCATCCCGGTACTGGCGGTGATCAAATATCCGCTGCCCCTTATCAAAAATTTGTACGGACAGGATGCCATGGGTTACACCTTTGCTACGGATGTGCATTACCGCAATAACGGGGAAAAGGTGCCGGGTGGTTTTACCTATTATTTTTCCCTGGGGTATGAATTTGCCAAACATGTTGATGTAGCAATAAAGGTTGGCCGCTCCCGGTTTGATAAAAAAGACCGTCCTGCGAATGTGAATGAGCACAATTTGGGATTAAAACTGGCGTATATCTTTTAA
- the gloA2 gene encoding SMU1112c/YaeR family gloxylase I-like metalloprotein → MLDLKKIHHIAIICSDYTRSKKFYTEILGFTILQEVYRSERDSYKLDLALNDQYLIELFSFPDPPARLTNPEATGLRHLAFEVANVEAAIRQLQESDIEVEAFRVDEYTGKKFTFFRDPDGLPIELYEQ, encoded by the coding sequence ATGCTTGATCTAAAAAAGATCCATCATATCGCCATTATCTGCAGCGACTATACGCGTTCGAAAAAATTCTATACGGAGATCTTGGGATTTACGATCCTGCAGGAAGTGTACCGCAGCGAACGGGATTCTTATAAGCTGGATCTTGCCCTGAACGATCAATACCTTATTGAATTGTTCTCTTTTCCGGATCCCCCGGCGCGCCTTACCAACCCCGAAGCCACAGGACTAAGGCATCTGGCATTTGAAGTAGCCAATGTGGAAGCAGCTATTCGGCAACTACAGGAAAGCGATATTGAGGTGGAAGCTTTTCGTGTGGATGAATACACTGGTAAAAAATTTACTTTTTTCAGGGATCCTGACGGATTGCCAATCGAGTTATATGAACAATAG
- a CDS encoding alpha-2-macroglobulin family protein produces MKDMRASSFEPTNVLSSYKWQGGLGYYETTKDASTNFFFGYLPKGTYVFEYSLFATVAGNFSNGITSIQCMYAPEFTAHSEGVRITVAPQNK; encoded by the coding sequence ATGAAGGATATGCGGGCCAGCAGTTTTGAACCCACCAATGTGCTCAGCTCCTATAAATGGCAGGGCGGACTGGGATATTATGAAACCACAAAGGATGCCAGTACCAATTTCTTCTTTGGCTACCTGCCCAAAGGCACCTATGTTTTTGAATACAGCCTGTTTGCCACAGTAGCCGGTAATTTCAGCAATGGCATCACCAGCATCCAGTGTATGTACGCGCCGGAGTTTACTGCGCATAGCGAGGGAGTACGGATTACAGTTGCGCCGCAAAATAAGTGA
- a CDS encoding alpha-2-macroglobulin family protein, which produces MNRLQDENRENNELSSIAELEKEISGSKGAVRALLNSYLAGIYQSYFNRNRYNLYNRTNTTGFQKSDPATWAIDDFIQKISNLYQLSLTDEAQLRRVRLEDYDALIEKGNTRNLRPTLYDLLASRALNYFKNPERSVTQPAYKFEINQPAAFASAPDFAATRFETRDTLSLSFKALQLYQKLIQFHLSDSKPDALIDADISRIQFVYQHAVNPDKDTRYYAALEKIVQQHKTNPGATQARFLMAEWHHNQAQLPNNIKNPENKDLLAAKNILEQIAAKKENSEGSVNAHNLLQQIKQPVFSFQLEKVNLPGAPFRILIAYKNVPTVYLRVIKATASLKEAIKDRTGKEKHWTLLAAATPVQSWEQALPASGDYRSHSAEIKAEGLPAGEYFIFASLNKAFTQDQNILAFQLTYSSNISYVNQKNDFFVLDRNSGQPLAMAKVTIWQKQYDYKTSSYQNAEAGQAVTDKNGSFQMNTSSSGKGKRNAGNNYLLDITYKEERFFMDDNDYGYYYYNSYEAAAPTKKSTSIVLFTDRSIYRPGQTVYYKGIAMSHEPKEKKSTVLAAFKTTVTLYDANHQKVNSTDLVTNDFGSFSGSFKLPESGLNGNFSISTPQGSIGFKMEEYKRPKFFVDFEKQKGTYKLNENITVTGTAKAYAGNNIDGARVKYRVVRKARFPYPWIFARYWFPINQEQMEITQGETLTDADGRFRIVFNAIPDHTIDPKMDPVFDYSVYADITDINGEVRSGERSVSVGYKSLLLSADIPQRISVEQAKKLTIRTENMAGAFEKSGIQISISRLLPEQRLLRNRYWEQPDQFVMSKETYVQNFPNDIYKNENEPAAWPKEKEVLSQSGTTDSTGLVTLLKPITEPGYYAIEIVTKDKDGNPVKDLKYTEIYRERQEHLVVPQYLWTQTPDPIEPGAKAVVKIGSSARNVFLVQALNKTKTSYSYASLNDEIKTVDFVATEADRGGFGVDYMFVKNNRLYTSNNIISVPWSNKDLKITYETFRDKTLPGAEEKWSMQLSGYKGDQVAAEMLAGMYDASLDQFYPHRWSMPGIWPGYSNYTNWNAAANFSSMRSMVHTTLVYDHQSIDKRYDQIFGAELPELYGWGGPIGLRARGVVADEVVVTAMGVKRKALAGSVSAMQSEAAPAPAMMDGKGIVETKDSETVAAIASTVQDLQTQIRKNLNETAFFFPDLKTDAKGNIRFSFTMPEALTRWKFQALAHTKELAFGYSSKEIVTQKELMVQPNVPRFLREGDKLELSSKIVNLSSKEVTGIATLQLFDAATNEPVDGWFKNAIPQQYFTIAAGQSQAVLFPIEVPYQFSKPVTWRIVAKVTGSNDAAALSDGEENMLPVLTNRMLVTETLPLQLRGFGSKKFSFDKLLKSGNSETLRTQALTVEYTSNPAWYAVQALPYMMGYPYECAEQTWNRYYANSLATLIANSSPKIKKSSIPGAHRIQRHS; this is translated from the coding sequence ATGAACCGGCTCCAGGACGAAAACCGTGAAAACAATGAACTGAGCAGTATTGCGGAGCTGGAAAAAGAGATCTCAGGCAGTAAAGGCGCAGTAAGAGCGCTGCTCAACAGCTACCTGGCAGGCATTTATCAATCCTATTTTAACCGCAACCGGTATAATCTTTATAACCGCACCAATACCACCGGTTTTCAGAAGTCCGATCCGGCTACCTGGGCCATTGACGATTTTATTCAAAAAATCAGCAACCTTTACCAGCTATCTTTAACAGATGAAGCACAGCTGCGCCGTGTACGGCTGGAAGACTATGATGCGCTCATTGAAAAGGGCAACACGCGTAACCTGCGCCCCACCCTATACGATCTGCTGGCCTCCCGGGCACTCAATTATTTCAAAAACCCTGAACGTTCGGTAACACAACCCGCATATAAATTTGAGATCAATCAGCCGGCAGCCTTTGCATCGGCCCCCGATTTTGCCGCCACCCGTTTTGAAACCAGGGACACACTGTCCCTGTCATTTAAAGCGCTGCAACTGTATCAGAAACTGATTCAGTTTCATTTAAGCGATTCCAAACCCGATGCCCTCATCGATGCTGACATCAGCCGGATACAATTTGTATACCAGCATGCTGTAAACCCGGATAAAGATACCCGCTATTATGCCGCGCTTGAAAAAATTGTCCAACAACATAAGACAAATCCAGGTGCTACACAAGCCAGGTTCCTGATGGCTGAATGGCATCATAATCAGGCACAGTTACCCAACAATATAAAAAACCCTGAAAACAAGGATCTTCTAGCCGCAAAAAACATCCTGGAACAGATCGCCGCCAAAAAAGAAAACAGTGAAGGCAGCGTTAATGCCCATAACCTGCTACAGCAGATCAAACAACCAGTCTTCAGTTTTCAACTTGAAAAAGTAAACCTGCCCGGCGCGCCGTTCCGTATACTGATTGCTTATAAAAACGTACCAACGGTTTATCTGCGCGTCATAAAGGCCACTGCATCGCTCAAAGAGGCCATCAAAGACCGCACCGGAAAAGAAAAACACTGGACTCTACTGGCTGCAGCAACACCGGTACAGTCCTGGGAGCAGGCATTGCCGGCATCAGGCGACTATCGTTCACATAGTGCAGAGATTAAGGCGGAAGGATTGCCCGCCGGGGAGTATTTTATTTTCGCCTCCCTAAATAAGGCATTTACCCAGGATCAGAACATCCTGGCCTTTCAGCTTACCTATAGTTCCAATATCAGTTATGTAAACCAAAAAAATGATTTCTTTGTGTTGGACCGCAACAGCGGCCAGCCGCTTGCTATGGCGAAAGTTACCATCTGGCAAAAACAATATGATTATAAAACCAGTTCCTACCAAAACGCCGAGGCCGGACAAGCAGTTACCGACAAAAATGGTTCCTTTCAAATGAATACCAGCAGTTCTGGCAAAGGAAAACGCAATGCAGGAAATAATTACCTGCTGGATATCACCTATAAAGAGGAACGTTTTTTTATGGATGATAATGACTATGGTTACTATTACTACAACAGCTATGAGGCGGCTGCTCCCACCAAAAAAAGCACTTCCATTGTATTGTTTACTGACCGGAGCATTTACCGGCCCGGGCAAACGGTTTATTACAAGGGCATTGCTATGAGTCATGAGCCAAAGGAAAAAAAATCAACGGTGTTGGCGGCTTTTAAAACGACCGTAACCCTTTACGACGCCAATCATCAGAAAGTAAACTCAACAGACCTGGTTACAAACGACTTTGGCTCTTTCTCCGGAAGCTTTAAACTACCGGAAAGCGGATTGAATGGTAATTTCAGTATTTCAACGCCGCAGGGCAGTATTGGCTTTAAGATGGAGGAATACAAGCGCCCTAAATTCTTTGTGGACTTTGAAAAACAAAAAGGCACGTATAAACTCAATGAAAACATTACGGTTACCGGTACCGCAAAAGCCTACGCCGGCAATAACATCGACGGAGCCCGTGTCAAATACAGGGTCGTGCGCAAGGCCCGGTTTCCCTACCCCTGGATCTTTGCCCGTTACTGGTTCCCCATCAACCAGGAGCAGATGGAGATCACACAAGGAGAAACCCTAACTGATGCCGACGGTCGGTTCCGCATAGTATTCAATGCGATCCCAGACCATACCATCGACCCCAAAATGGACCCCGTGTTTGATTACAGCGTATACGCGGATATTACCGATATAAACGGAGAAGTCAGAAGCGGAGAACGGTCTGTTTCCGTAGGCTACAAATCCTTGTTGTTAAGTGCCGATATTCCCCAGCGGATCAGTGTGGAACAGGCAAAAAAATTAACGATCCGCACGGAGAATATGGCCGGCGCATTTGAAAAATCCGGCATCCAGATCAGCATCAGCCGGTTGTTGCCGGAACAGCGCCTGTTACGAAACCGGTATTGGGAACAGCCGGACCAGTTTGTAATGAGCAAAGAAACATACGTTCAAAACTTCCCGAATGATATTTATAAAAACGAGAACGAGCCGGCCGCCTGGCCAAAAGAAAAAGAGGTGCTGAGTCAGTCCGGCACCACCGACTCCACAGGGCTCGTTACCCTGTTGAAGCCTATTACTGAACCTGGTTATTATGCCATTGAAATAGTAACCAAGGACAAGGATGGCAATCCGGTAAAAGACCTGAAGTATACCGAGATCTACCGGGAGCGTCAAGAACACCTTGTCGTTCCACAATACCTATGGACCCAAACCCCAGATCCGATCGAACCCGGAGCAAAGGCTGTGGTAAAAATCGGGAGCAGTGCCCGGAATGTGTTCCTGGTACAGGCATTGAATAAAACAAAAACCAGTTATAGCTACGCGTCCCTGAACGATGAAATAAAAACAGTTGATTTTGTGGCCACTGAAGCAGACCGCGGTGGTTTTGGTGTTGACTATATGTTTGTGAAGAATAACCGGCTTTATACCAGCAACAACATCATTTCTGTTCCCTGGAGCAACAAGGACCTGAAGATCACTTATGAAACCTTCCGCGACAAAACCCTGCCCGGCGCAGAAGAAAAATGGAGTATGCAGCTCAGCGGTTATAAGGGTGACCAGGTAGCCGCAGAAATGCTGGCCGGCATGTATGATGCCTCGCTTGACCAGTTTTACCCGCATCGGTGGAGTATGCCGGGTATATGGCCCGGCTATTCAAATTATACAAACTGGAATGCAGCGGCCAATTTCAGCAGTATGCGCTCGATGGTTCATACCACCCTTGTTTACGACCACCAGAGCATTGATAAACGCTACGACCAGATCTTTGGTGCCGAACTTCCGGAACTTTATGGATGGGGCGGGCCTATCGGACTACGGGCCAGGGGTGTGGTTGCAGATGAAGTAGTGGTTACTGCGATGGGGGTCAAACGAAAGGCCCTGGCCGGATCTGTAAGTGCGATGCAAAGCGAAGCAGCTCCTGCACCGGCGATGATGGACGGCAAAGGCATTGTGGAAACGAAAGATTCAGAAACAGTGGCGGCAATAGCCAGCACTGTGCAAGACTTGCAAACGCAAATCCGTAAAAACCTGAATGAAACCGCTTTCTTCTTCCCCGACCTGAAGACCGATGCAAAAGGTAACATCCGGTTTTCCTTTACCATGCCTGAGGCGCTGACACGCTGGAAATTCCAGGCCCTGGCACATACAAAGGAGCTGGCATTCGGCTATTCATCCAAAGAAATTGTCACCCAAAAAGAGCTGATGGTACAACCAAATGTACCCCGGTTCTTGAGAGAAGGCGACAAGCTGGAGCTCAGCAGCAAAATCGTAAACCTGTCTTCAAAAGAAGTAACCGGTATTGCCACACTACAATTATTTGATGCTGCCACCAATGAGCCCGTGGATGGCTGGTTTAAAAATGCCATTCCACAGCAATATTTCACCATTGCCGCAGGGCAAAGCCAGGCTGTTCTTTTCCCCATCGAAGTACCTTACCAGTTCAGCAAACCGGTTACCTGGCGTATCGTAGCAAAAGTAACCGGCAGCAATGATGCTGCTGCCCTGAGCGACGGCGAAGAAAATATGCTTCCGGTACTCACCAACCGGATGCTGGTTACCGAAACCCTGCCCCTGCAATTACGCGGCTTCGGTTCAAAAAAATTCAGCTTCGATAAACTACTCAAAAGCGGCAATAGTGAAACCCTAAGGACCCAGGCCTTAACGGTTGAATACACTTCCAACCCCGCTTGGTATGCCGTGCAGGCATTGCCCTACATGATGGGGTATCCTTATGAATGTGCGGAGCAAACCTGGAACCGTTATTATGCCAACTCACTGGCGACCCTGATCGCCAACAGTTCCCCAAAGATCAAAAAATCTTCGATACCTGGAGCACACAGGATACAGCGGCACTCCTGA
- a CDS encoding protein-L-isoaspartate(D-aspartate) O-methyltransferase, with the protein MRRTLEDTYRHKGLRKKLVEVIKEKGITDETVLDAMNAIPRHFFLDSAFDDVAYEDRAFPIGEGQTISQPYTVAYQSQLLETVPGQKVLEIGTGSAYQAVVLAKMGLKVFTIERQKKLFEENKKFTYLKQFPFIKFFYGDGYQGLPTYGPFDRVLITAAAPAIPPKLLEQLKPGGMMVIPVGAGDVQQMKRIIKQTDGTIKEELFDNFSFVPMLAGKN; encoded by the coding sequence ATGAGGAGGACGTTAGAAGATACATACAGGCATAAGGGGTTAAGAAAAAAACTGGTAGAAGTAATAAAAGAAAAAGGAATAACAGATGAAACGGTGCTGGACGCTATGAATGCGATTCCCCGCCACTTCTTTTTAGACTCCGCCTTTGATGATGTGGCCTATGAGGACCGGGCTTTTCCTATAGGAGAGGGGCAAACCATTTCACAGCCATATACCGTGGCCTATCAATCGCAGTTGCTGGAAACGGTGCCCGGACAAAAAGTACTGGAGATCGGCACCGGGAGCGCCTACCAGGCCGTGGTGCTGGCAAAAATGGGGTTAAAAGTATTTACGATCGAACGCCAGAAAAAGCTGTTTGAGGAAAACAAAAAATTTACCTATCTTAAACAATTTCCGTTTATAAAGTTCTTTTATGGAGATGGTTACCAGGGGCTGCCCACCTACGGGCCTTTTGACCGGGTGCTCATCACCGCTGCAGCGCCGGCGATTCCGCCCAAACTGCTGGAACAATTGAAGCCCGGTGGAATGATGGTTATACCGGTAGGTGCCGGGGATGTACAACAGATGAAGCGGATCATAAAGCAAACAGACGGAACGATAAAGGAAGAACTGTTCGATAATTTTTCTTTTGTGCCCATGCTTGCGGGCAAAAACTAA
- a CDS encoding LysE family translocator, translating to MSDQQAGGLMKIFFTGMLVSFLGSLPLGTLNIAAMQIAISQSVKNALLFSLGSLTAEMVYVRLSLVAMDWVRKQEKIFRLLEWLTLLIIVALAVSSLYAAMHPSGGKNVILNNNLPSYLLGLTMSAVNPVQIPFWFGWSTVLFTKNVLKPKASYYNFYIIGIGLGTLLGNCVFIFGGRLIAGKIQNNQSLMNYIIGGVFVITALIQAWRMFIKKKDISAKLHETEPEKDQ from the coding sequence GTGAGTGATCAACAGGCGGGAGGCTTGATGAAGATTTTTTTTACGGGAATGCTGGTGAGCTTTCTTGGATCGTTGCCCCTGGGTACGCTCAATATTGCGGCGATGCAGATTGCGATCAGCCAATCTGTTAAAAACGCGTTGTTGTTTTCCCTGGGCTCGCTTACTGCGGAGATGGTATATGTACGTCTTTCCCTGGTAGCGATGGACTGGGTGCGCAAGCAGGAAAAGATCTTCCGTTTGCTGGAATGGCTGACCCTGCTGATCATTGTGGCGCTGGCTGTTTCCAGCCTTTATGCGGCCATGCACCCCTCGGGCGGAAAGAATGTGATCTTAAACAATAATCTTCCATCTTATTTGCTGGGCCTTACCATGAGTGCGGTTAACCCGGTGCAGATCCCGTTCTGGTTCGGATGGAGCACCGTGCTGTTTACAAAAAATGTACTGAAACCCAAGGCTTCTTATTACAACTTTTACATTATTGGCATTGGCCTGGGCACCCTGCTAGGCAACTGTGTGTTTATTTTTGGCGGACGGCTCATTGCCGGCAAGATACAGAACAACCAGTCGTTGATGAACTATATCATCGGTGGTGTATTTGTCATAACAGCGCTCATTCAGGCCTGGCGGATGTTTATAAAAAAGAAAGATATCAGCGCCAAGCTCCATGAAACGGAACCGGAAAAGGATCAATGA